The DNA segment AATGCAGTCCAAAAGAATGATGCTACAGAGTGGACCTTCAGCACCGGACTGGCACAAGAGTACGCCATAAGATTCAGATATAAGAACCTGACAGACAGAGCCATAACGGCTAAAATGCTGCTTACAGACGCTAAAGGCTCTGTAGTAAGAGAAGATAACATAACATTCCAGCCTACACCCGATAAATTCCGTACGCTGAGTACAACAACAGGCACATTCATCAATGCCGGTAAATATAAACTTACCATAAAGGCAAAAGCAATTACATTTGATACATTAGAGGTACAATAAAGATTTAGTAAGATGGAACAGAACAGAAGAAACCCACATTATGTGTTGATTACTGCGTTGACAATATTATGCCAGATATACAGTTTATGTCTTAAAGCACAAGTGCATGACTGGGAGAATAATCATGTATTGCAGATCAACCGCGAACCGGCTCGTAGCTTTTTCATACCGTTTTGTAGTAACACAGGCGATAGGTCTATGACGCTCAACGGCACATGGCGTTTCAGATGGACCAAGACACCCGGTGAGAGAGTAACCGACTTTTATCGTACCGACTTTGACGACAGCCGGTGGACTACTTTCCAAGTGCCTGCCAATTGGGAGGTAAACGGTTTCGGCACACCAATATACATATCTTCGGGCTATCCCTTTAAGATCGATCCTCCGCGAGTTACATCAGAACCCAAGAACACATACACCACCTATATAGAGCGAAATCCCACAGGTCAGTATCGCCGTAATTTTATGTTGCCGGATTTGTGGGCGCATGGTGGACAGACATTTCTTCGGTTTGATGGTGTAATGAGTGCATTCTATGTATGGATTAACGGCCGGAAGGTAGGATATTCTCAGGGTAGCATGGAACCGTCCGAGTTTAATATCACCGGATATCTCAAGCCCGGAAATAATCTCATTTCTGTAGAAGTATACAAATACAGTGACGGATCATATCTCGAAGATCAGGACTTCTGGCGATTTGGAGGCATACATCGTAATATAACATTATTTCATACCCCTGATATACGAATCCGCGATTATACTGTGCGCACAGTCGTGGCTGATAAGGACTATAAAGATTTCCGACTTCAGATAAACCCACAGTTTAGTGCCTATAATGGTAATGATGCCAACGGGTACAGTATTTCAGCCATACTTACAGACCCAAAAGGTCAACAGATAGTATCTGTACGTAAATCTGTAAGTGATATACTCGATTTGGAGCATAAGGCGGCTACCATGAACGAATGGTTCCCGCAGAGAGGTCATAGCAAGTTTGGTCGTATCGACACACTCATCACATCTCCTGTAAAGTGGACCGCAGAGACGCCATACCTTTATACACTCCGTATGTCATTATCCGACTCAACGGGTAGGGTCGTAGAACAAATACAGCAGAAAGTGGGCTTCAGAAGTGTAGAGATACGAGATGGACAGATGCTTGTTAATGGTGTACCTACTAGGATACGTGGTGTGAACCGTCATGAGCACGATCCCCGTACAGCCAGGGTGATGACCGAAGCCCGTATGCTGCAAGATATCCGTTTGATGAAACAGGCTAATATCAATGCAGTGCGCACCAGTCATTATCCCAACTGCCCCAGATGGTACGAACTTTGTGACAGTCTGGGCCTGTATGTAATGGACGAGGCCGACTGTGAAACTCACGGATTGCGTGGCACACTTGCTTCCACACCTGATTGGAATGATGCCTTTATGGATCGTGTTATCCGTCTTGCCGAAAGAGACAAAAATCATCCATCTGTGATATTATGGAGTCTGGGCAATGAAAGTGGTTTTGGGGCCAACCATGCGGCAATGGCAGGATGGCTGCATGAGTTTGATCCTACCCGTTTTGTGCATTACGAAGGAGCACAGGGAGATCCTGATCCGCAGTGTGTAGACGTAATAAGCCGATTCTATCCACGTGTACGGCAGGAGTATCTCAACCCCGGAATACCCGAAGGGTCTGACAAAGAGAGAGCCGAGAATGCCCGTTGGGAGAGGTTGCTTGATCTAGCTGAAAAGAAGAACGATAACCGTCCGGTACTTACCAGCGAGTATGCTCACTGTATGGGTAATGCCTTAGGCAACTTCAAGGAGTACTGGGATGAGATATACAGCAATCGCCGTATGTTGGGCGGATTCATATGGGACTGGGTAGACCAGGGCATATACAAAGTGATAGACCGTGATGGCGTAAAAGATACGATGGTTGCTTATGGCGGTGATTTTGGCGACAAACCTAATCTGCACGCTTTCTGTCTTAATGGCATCGTATTGTGCAATCGCACACTTCCATCAAAGTATTACGAAGTAAAGAAAGTCTATTCGCCTGTACAGTTTTTCCGCAAAGGTGATGACTTGTATGCTGTAAATCATGTAATAACGTTCCCGCTTTCACGCTACCGTATTATTTATGATATCACCGATAACGGCAGGGTTGTAAAGAGGGGAGAGATAAATACACAGAATCTGTCGGTAGCAGACACAACCAGACTGATGTCTGTTATTGGCTTGGCTGGAGATGCCGGTCATGATGTACGTCTCAATCTCCATGCCCTTTTGCGCGAAGATCAGTTGTGGGCAAATAAGAATCACGAAGTGATAAGTGAGCAGATAGCCCTCAATGATAATCCCATGTCAGTACCTGAACAGTTAAGCAAGAAAACTTCATATACCCCGTTGTTGCAACAATGGCTTAATAATGCATCTTTCCAAGCCTTCCGTGCCCCCACAGACAACGATACAGGCTTTGGCAACTGGTTGACTAAAGACTGGACTAATAATAGCCTGGGCAGTCCGCAGGTCAGCAGGATAAGTACCGACAGTACATCAGTCCACTGCATCAAAGTAGACGAATACAAATATGCCAAAGGCAGCATCATTGTAACCACACGTATCAGTTCAGTTGGCAACAAAGGTCTTGATGTAATCCAGACGTATAGGATGAAAGGCGAATTGCCCGAACTGCCACGTCTTGGCATGTCTATTACTCTGCCCCGTGCTTATGAACAATTGCAATGGTATGGTCGTGGACCGTATGATAACTATCCCGACCGTAAGACATCTTGTCCTATTGGTCTTTGGCACAGCACCGTTACAGCTCAATATACACACTATCCACGTCCGCAAGATTGTGGTAACCACGAAGACTGCACAATGGTTCTGCTTAAGACGAAGAGTGGTAATACCTTACATATAACAGCCGTTGAATCTCCATTCTCATTTTCGGCCATGCATTATTCAACTTCAACTATTGCATCCACTACCCACGATTGTGATTTAA comes from the Xylanibacter oryzae DSM 17970 genome and includes:
- a CDS encoding glycoside hydrolase family 2 TIM barrel-domain containing protein, translated to MEQNRRNPHYVLITALTILCQIYSLCLKAQVHDWENNHVLQINREPARSFFIPFCSNTGDRSMTLNGTWRFRWTKTPGERVTDFYRTDFDDSRWTTFQVPANWEVNGFGTPIYISSGYPFKIDPPRVTSEPKNTYTTYIERNPTGQYRRNFMLPDLWAHGGQTFLRFDGVMSAFYVWINGRKVGYSQGSMEPSEFNITGYLKPGNNLISVEVYKYSDGSYLEDQDFWRFGGIHRNITLFHTPDIRIRDYTVRTVVADKDYKDFRLQINPQFSAYNGNDANGYSISAILTDPKGQQIVSVRKSVSDILDLEHKAATMNEWFPQRGHSKFGRIDTLITSPVKWTAETPYLYTLRMSLSDSTGRVVEQIQQKVGFRSVEIRDGQMLVNGVPTRIRGVNRHEHDPRTARVMTEARMLQDIRLMKQANINAVRTSHYPNCPRWYELCDSLGLYVMDEADCETHGLRGTLASTPDWNDAFMDRVIRLAERDKNHPSVILWSLGNESGFGANHAAMAGWLHEFDPTRFVHYEGAQGDPDPQCVDVISRFYPRVRQEYLNPGIPEGSDKERAENARWERLLDLAEKKNDNRPVLTSEYAHCMGNALGNFKEYWDEIYSNRRMLGGFIWDWVDQGIYKVIDRDGVKDTMVAYGGDFGDKPNLHAFCLNGIVLCNRTLPSKYYEVKKVYSPVQFFRKGDDLYAVNHVITFPLSRYRIIYDITDNGRVVKRGEINTQNLSVADTTRLMSVIGLAGDAGHDVRLNLHALLREDQLWANKNHEVISEQIALNDNPMSVPEQLSKKTSYTPLLQQWLNNASFQAFRAPTDNDTGFGNWLTKDWTNNSLGSPQVSRISTDSTSVHCIKVDEYKYAKGSIIVTTRISSVGNKGLDVIQTYRMKGELPELPRLGMSITLPRAYEQLQWYGRGPYDNYPDRKTSCPIGLWHSTVTAQYTHYPRPQDCGNHEDCTMVLLKTKSGNTLHITAVESPFSFSAMHYSTSTIASTTHDCDLKESDYTVLNIDAAVMGLGNSSCGPGVLKKYSIDKNSTHTLHIFVSL